The Methylobacterium currus genome contains a region encoding:
- a CDS encoding F0F1 ATP synthase subunit B', with amino-acid sequence MAQPHAPAPTQEGLIHEPASEHGGGFPPFESSTFMAQILWLALAFGLLYYLMSKVALPQIAGILHDRQARLAGDLDQAARAKAEADSARDTYERALKDAQGKAKGIAQTTREQLAAEAETRRKSLEADLATKLAEAETQIRTRTATAMSSVREVAADAATAIVERLTGHAPDRAAVEAAYDRTAAQTVH; translated from the coding sequence ATGGCGCAGCCACATGCACCCGCCCCCACCCAGGAGGGGCTGATTCACGAGCCGGCCTCCGAGCATGGCGGCGGCTTTCCGCCGTTCGAGAGCAGCACCTTCATGGCGCAGATCCTCTGGCTCGCGCTCGCCTTCGGCCTGCTCTACTACCTGATGTCGAAAGTCGCCCTGCCGCAGATCGCCGGCATCCTGCATGACCGGCAGGCCCGGCTCGCCGGCGACCTCGACCAGGCCGCCCGCGCCAAGGCCGAGGCCGACAGCGCCCGCGACACCTACGAGCGCGCGCTCAAGGACGCCCAGGGCAAGGCCAAGGGCATCGCCCAGACCACCCGCGAGCAGCTCGCCGCCGAGGCCGAGACGCGCCGCAAGTCCCTCGAGGCCGACCTGGCGACCAAGCTCGCCGAGGCCGAGACCCAGATCCGCACCCGCACCGCGACCGCGATGAGCAGCGTGCGCGAGGTGGCCGCCGATGCCGCGACCGCCATCGTCGAGCGCCTGACCGGCCACGCGCCGGACCGCGCCGCCGTCGAGGCGGCCTACGACCGCACCGCCGCCCAGACCGTGCACTGA
- a CDS encoding F0F1 ATP synthase subunit C: MDPVAAKYIGAGLACLGMAGAAVGLGNLFGQFFAGALRNPSAADSQRPNLLLGFALTEALGIFSLLVALLLLFAV, from the coding sequence ATGGATCCCGTTGCTGCGAAGTACATCGGCGCCGGCCTCGCCTGCCTCGGCATGGCGGGCGCCGCCGTGGGCCTCGGCAACCTGTTCGGCCAGTTCTTCGCCGGCGCCCTGCGCAACCCCTCCGCGGCCGACAGCCAGCGCCCCAACCTGCTCCTCGGCTTCGCGCTGACCGAGGCGCTGGGCATCTTCTCGCTGCTCGTCGCGCTGCTGCTGCTGTTCGCCGTCTGA
- a CDS encoding F0F1 ATP synthase subunit A, whose protein sequence is MAVKMDPIHQFELKPLVSFGHIGHQNIAFTQSALYMFLAVGLIALLTIWATKSRAVVPGRAQSLAEVFYEFIGQTVHQSAGHGSERFVPLVFSLFMFVLMLNLFGMIPYAFAVTSHIIVTFMLALIVILTVVIYGFMAHGTHFLGLFVPPGVPGWLKPLIVVIEVVSFISRPISLSVRLFANMLAGHIALKIFAGFVPALLAAGVWGILSPLPLALSVAVTALEVLVAVLQAYVFATLTSIYLSDALHPGH, encoded by the coding sequence ATGGCCGTCAAGATGGATCCGATCCACCAGTTCGAGCTGAAGCCGCTGGTTTCGTTCGGGCATATCGGCCACCAGAACATCGCCTTCACCCAGTCGGCGCTGTACATGTTCCTGGCCGTGGGGCTCATCGCGCTCCTGACGATCTGGGCCACGAAGAGCCGCGCGGTGGTGCCGGGCCGGGCGCAGTCCCTGGCCGAGGTGTTCTACGAGTTCATCGGCCAGACGGTGCACCAGTCGGCCGGCCACGGCAGCGAGCGCTTCGTGCCGCTGGTCTTCTCCCTGTTCATGTTCGTGCTGATGCTGAACCTGTTCGGGATGATCCCCTACGCCTTCGCGGTGACCAGCCACATCATCGTCACCTTCATGCTGGCGCTGATCGTGATCCTCACCGTGGTGATCTACGGCTTCATGGCCCACGGCACCCACTTCCTCGGCCTGTTCGTGCCCCCCGGGGTGCCCGGCTGGCTCAAGCCGCTGATCGTGGTGATCGAGGTCGTGTCGTTCATCTCCCGGCCGATCAGCCTCTCGGTCCGTCTCTTCGCCAACATGCTGGCGGGCCACATCGCGCTGAAGATCTTCGCGGGCTTCGTCCCGGCCCTCCTCGCCGCCGGCGTCTGGGGCATCCTCTCTCCCCTGCCCCTCGCCCTCTCGGTCGCCGTCACGGCCCTCGAGGTGCTGGTCGCGGTGCTGCAGGCCTACGTCTTCGCGACGCTGACCTCGATCTACCTCAGCGACGCCCTGCATCCGGGCCACTGA